The Nitrospiraceae bacterium sequence CTCAATCCATCCGCTGGAATCCATCAGGATTTTCACAGCCGGTCCTGCTTTTCACGAAGGCCTGTCTTGGACATTCCCTTGAGTGATCCCTTGAGATTTTTGAGTGGTACTTCCGGCACCAGGGTAATGACTCCTCCTTTTTCTACCACCTGTAAACGTTGTTGAGGACTCAGGTGAAGCTTTTCCCGTACTTCCTTGGGAATCACAATTTGGAATTTTGGTGAAATCGTGGTTGTGGCCATCCAATTGCCTCCTTACGAAGTGATGATCGATCATGCTATCGTCATACCGCCAGTCAGTCAAGGGTTGATTCTGGCCCTGGAGGGCCGAACCCCCGCATCTCAATAGAAATTTTACAGCACTAAGGCCGTTGATTCGTGAACTGGCTTCAGCGGCGAGCGAGAAGGCAGGGAACGCCCTTGGCCTGTCTGCCGTAGCCTTGGCGAAGGCTGGCGGCTTTTTTCAGGAAACGCACGATCCATGACGAACATCCTCTTTGACTTCACGATCACTCAGCTACTCCTCGTGGGAGTCCTGTTTATCTGGACAGGGTTTGTACGCAGCGGGCTTGGGTTCGGTGGTGCGGCGCTCGGACTACCACTCATGCTGTTTCTCTATGACCAACCACTCTTTTGGTTGCCGGTCATCGGATCGCATCTCCTGTTTTTTTCGGCTCTGACCTTACATACCGGTATTCACGATGTGGATTGGCCCTATTTGCGGCACGCCACGCTGTTTGTCATCCCCACGACCTTGATTGGTGTGTTCGGCCTGATTACGTTGCCGACTGAGTGGCTGCTCATCTTTATTTATGCCATCTCACTCGCGTATGGATTGATGTGGCTCTTGAATCTTTCCATCAATAGCAAGAAGAGTTGGAGCGACAGGCTGTTGCTTGCGCTTGGTGGGTATGTGGCGGGAACGTCACTGACCGGTGGACCACTGATGGTTGCGGTCACCATGAAAAATGTCGCGACCAATCAACTCCGTAACACGTTGTACGTTCTCTGGTTTACCATCGTCACGATTAAAATGAGTACCTTCGTGATACTCGGAGTCGAGCTGCATCTGCTCACCGCCCTTACGCTCCTTCCCATCGCAGCCATCGGCCATGTGATCGGACTCAAATT is a genomic window containing:
- a CDS encoding AbrB/MazE/SpoVT family DNA-binding domain-containing protein, with translation MATTTISPKFQIVIPKEVREKLHLSPQQRLQVVEKGGVITLVPEVPLKNLKGSLKGMSKTGLREKQDRL
- a CDS encoding TSUP family transporter, producing the protein MLFDFTITQLLLVGVLFIWTGFVRSGLGFGGAALGLPLMLFLYDQPLFWLPVIGSHLLFFSALTLHTGIHDVDWPYLRHATLFVIPTTLIGVFGLITLPTEWLLIFIYAISLAYGLMWLLNLSINSKKSWSDRLLLALGGYVAGTSLTGGPLMVAVTMKNVATNQLRNTLYVLWFTIVTIKMSTFVILGVELHLLTALTLLPIAAIGHVIGLKFHDAILKNDQWFKQVIGGMLVLISGLGLMNNLA